One segment of Accipiter gentilis chromosome 26, bAccGen1.1, whole genome shotgun sequence DNA contains the following:
- the LOC126050878 gene encoding lateral signaling target protein 2 homolog isoform X1, whose product MLPAALRRWLRRPKRSDSRLLSQFFFADERVTRVVAEINGLDAELDPQQYLVLLNQLHLSQAHLLAVLERIMEECIPTQRHSRDYLVKFPEELLVDNLGNHMLFAAECLLAGTFLEVEEADGAQLRPQARNLLCSLELVRTVLREQSLSQPGSYPEPVRAVLIQFDRLFAEFELSYVSSLVSVKSPEEIYRQQEIIVLFCETVERALRLGYLTQEMIDGYEPLLMFTIPRLAIISGLLIYPEGPLSLERSPEQMSQVFSPFYNLLKKIRDLLQVLSAEELCLLERSLCTAELEDSCVPATPPAWGAAMPRADPPAPWGLLEVAHTTPPPPTCTTQPGPPGAVDNLGTNSQWGPQPPESSPGTGLDATPGARCLELRSRYSSTKDMLHTLFVCISGVADQLQTNFASDLRTILKTVFKIVASQAESSEEPSASASQEEDGDPCTADAPRVADCPLCSSPTEAAGLRRAGACRLPEWVPDSTCSQCSACRSSFTLLRRRHHCRSCGKVGLGRAGVHRVPRGPSSTQPHSGPFPADLLCPMLAACRGAATLWPAETRACLHALLHHAPLTHATACPEPVRAPPLVPDPHP is encoded by the exons ATGctgcccgccgccctccgccgATGGCTGCGCCGGCCCAAG CGCTCCGACTCCCGCCTGCTCTCCCAGTTCTTCTTTGCCGACGAGAGGGTGACGCGGGTGGTGGCTGAGATCAATGGGCTGGATGCTGAGCTGGACCCACAGCAGTACCTGGTGCTCCTCAACCAGCTCCACCTCAGCCAG gctCACCTGCTGGCCGTCCTGGAGCGGATCATGGAGGAGTGCATTCCCACACAGCGGCACAGCCGTGACTACCTGGTCAAGTTCCCTGAGGAGCTCTTGGTGGACAACCTGGGGAACCACATGTTGTTTGCTGCCGAG TGTCTCCTGGCTGGGACCTTCCTGGAGGTGGAGGAAGCGGACGGGGCACAGCTGCGGCCCCAGGCCAGGAATCTACTGTGCAGCCTGGAGCTGGTGCGGACAGTGCTGCGGGAGCAGAGCCTGAGCCAGCCTGGCTCCTACCCGGAGCCCGTCCGGGCTGTGCTCATCCAGTTTGACCGGCTCTTCGCGGAGTTCGAGCTGAG CTATGTGTCCTCACTGGTGTCAGTGAAGTCTCCTGAGGAGATCTACAGGCAGCAAGAGATCATTGTGCTCTTCTGTGAGACGGTGGAGAG AGCCCTGCGCCTGGGCTACTTGACCCAGGAGATGATCGATGGCTACGAACCGCTGCTGATGTTCACCATCCCTCGCCTGGCCATTATCAG TGGCCTCCTCATCTACCCCGAGGGTCCCCTCAGCCTGGAGCGGAGCCCTGAGCAGATGTCCCAGGTCTTCAGCCCGTTCTACAACCTCCTGAAGAAGATCAG GGACCTGCTGCAGGTGCTGTCGGCAgaggagctctgcctgctggagAGGAGCCTGTGCACAGCCGAACTGGAGGATTCCTGCGTTCCAGccacccccccagcctggggggcAGCCATGCCCAGAGCAGACCCCCCTGCTCCCTGGGGTCTGCTGGAGGTCGCccacaccaccccaccaccccccacctgCACGACGCAGCCGGGACCCCCCGGTGCGGTGGACAACCTGGGCACCAATTCGCAATGGGG CCCCCAGCCTCCTGAGAGCAGCCCGGGGACGGGGCTTGATGCCACCCCGGGTGCCCGCTGCTTAGAGCTGCGCTCCCGCTACAGCAGCACCAAGGACATGCTGCACACCCTCTTCGTCTGCATCTCAG GAGTGGCTGATCAGCTCCAGACCAACTTTGCCAGTGACCTGCGGACCATCTTGAAAACGGTCTTCAAGATTGTCGCCTCGCAGGCAGAGTCCTCGGAGGAGCCGAGTGCCAGCGCCAGCC AAGAAGAGGACGGTGACCCATGTACAGCGGATGCTCCTCGTGTGGCCGACTGTCCCCTGTGCTCTAGCCCCACGGAGGCTGCCGGGCTCCGGAGGGCAG GTGCCTGCCGGCTGCCTGAGTGGGTGCCGGACAGCACATGCAGCCAGTGCTCTGCCTGCCGCTCTTCCTTCACACTACTGCGCCGCCGGCACCATTGCCGCAGCTGCGGGAAGGTAGGACTGGGCCGGGCTGGGGTGCACAGGGTCCCCCGGGGGCCCAGCTCCACTCAGCCCCACTCCGGCCCTTTCCCGGCAGATCTTCTGTGCCCGATGCTCGCCGCATGCCGCGGCGCTGCCACACTATGGCCAGCTGAAACCCGTGCGTGTCTGCACGCACTGCTACACCACGCACCTCTCACCCACGCCACGGCGTGCCCGGAGCCAGTGAGAGCCCCCCCACTCGTGCCGGATCCGCATCCATAG
- the LOC126050878 gene encoding lateral signaling target protein 2 homolog isoform X4, translated as MLPAALRRWLRRPKRSDSRLLSQFFFADERVTRVVAEINGLDAELDPQQYLVLLNQLHLSQAHLLAVLERIMEECIPTQRHSRDYLVKFPEELLVDNLGNHMLFAAECLLAGTFLEVEEADGAQLRPQARNLLCSLELVRTVLREQSLSQPGSYPEPVRAVLIQFDRLFAEFELSYVSSLVSVKSPEEIYRQQEIIVLFCETVERALRLGYLTQEMIDGYEPLLMFTIPRLAIISGLLIYPEGPLSLERSPEQMSQVFSPFYNLLKKIRDLLQVLSAEELCLLERSLCTAELEDSCVPATPPAWGAAMPRADPPAPWGLLEVAHTTPPPPTCTTQPGPPGAVDNLGTNSQWGPQPPESSPGTGLDATPGARCLELRSRYSSTKDMLHTLFVCISGVADQLQTNFASDLRTILKTVFKIVASQAESSEEPSASASQEEDGDPCTADAPRVADCPLCSSPTEAAGLRRAGACRLPEWVPDSTCSQCSACRSSFTLLRRRHHCRSCGKIFCARCSPHAAALPHYGQLKPVRVCTHCYTTHLSPTPRRARSQ; from the exons ATGctgcccgccgccctccgccgATGGCTGCGCCGGCCCAAG CGCTCCGACTCCCGCCTGCTCTCCCAGTTCTTCTTTGCCGACGAGAGGGTGACGCGGGTGGTGGCTGAGATCAATGGGCTGGATGCTGAGCTGGACCCACAGCAGTACCTGGTGCTCCTCAACCAGCTCCACCTCAGCCAG gctCACCTGCTGGCCGTCCTGGAGCGGATCATGGAGGAGTGCATTCCCACACAGCGGCACAGCCGTGACTACCTGGTCAAGTTCCCTGAGGAGCTCTTGGTGGACAACCTGGGGAACCACATGTTGTTTGCTGCCGAG TGTCTCCTGGCTGGGACCTTCCTGGAGGTGGAGGAAGCGGACGGGGCACAGCTGCGGCCCCAGGCCAGGAATCTACTGTGCAGCCTGGAGCTGGTGCGGACAGTGCTGCGGGAGCAGAGCCTGAGCCAGCCTGGCTCCTACCCGGAGCCCGTCCGGGCTGTGCTCATCCAGTTTGACCGGCTCTTCGCGGAGTTCGAGCTGAG CTATGTGTCCTCACTGGTGTCAGTGAAGTCTCCTGAGGAGATCTACAGGCAGCAAGAGATCATTGTGCTCTTCTGTGAGACGGTGGAGAG AGCCCTGCGCCTGGGCTACTTGACCCAGGAGATGATCGATGGCTACGAACCGCTGCTGATGTTCACCATCCCTCGCCTGGCCATTATCAG TGGCCTCCTCATCTACCCCGAGGGTCCCCTCAGCCTGGAGCGGAGCCCTGAGCAGATGTCCCAGGTCTTCAGCCCGTTCTACAACCTCCTGAAGAAGATCAG GGACCTGCTGCAGGTGCTGTCGGCAgaggagctctgcctgctggagAGGAGCCTGTGCACAGCCGAACTGGAGGATTCCTGCGTTCCAGccacccccccagcctggggggcAGCCATGCCCAGAGCAGACCCCCCTGCTCCCTGGGGTCTGCTGGAGGTCGCccacaccaccccaccaccccccacctgCACGACGCAGCCGGGACCCCCCGGTGCGGTGGACAACCTGGGCACCAATTCGCAATGGGG CCCCCAGCCTCCTGAGAGCAGCCCGGGGACGGGGCTTGATGCCACCCCGGGTGCCCGCTGCTTAGAGCTGCGCTCCCGCTACAGCAGCACCAAGGACATGCTGCACACCCTCTTCGTCTGCATCTCAG GAGTGGCTGATCAGCTCCAGACCAACTTTGCCAGTGACCTGCGGACCATCTTGAAAACGGTCTTCAAGATTGTCGCCTCGCAGGCAGAGTCCTCGGAGGAGCCGAGTGCCAGCGCCAGCC AAGAAGAGGACGGTGACCCATGTACAGCGGATGCTCCTCGTGTGGCCGACTGTCCCCTGTGCTCTAGCCCCACGGAGGCTGCCGGGCTCCGGAGGGCAG GTGCCTGCCGGCTGCCTGAGTGGGTGCCGGACAGCACATGCAGCCAGTGCTCTGCCTGCCGCTCTTCCTTCACACTACTGCGCCGCCGGCACCATTGCCGCAGCTGCGGGAAG ATCTTCTGTGCCCGATGCTCGCCGCATGCCGCGGCGCTGCCACACTATGGCCAGCTGAAACCCGTGCGTGTCTGCACGCACTGCTACACCACGCACCTCTCACCCACGCCACGGCGTGCCCGGAGCCAGTGA
- the LOC126050878 gene encoding lateral signaling target protein 2 homolog isoform X2, translated as MLPAALRRWLRRPKRSDSRLLSQFFFADERVTRVVAEINGLDAELDPQQYLVLLNQLHLSQAHLLAVLERIMEECIPTQRHSRDYLVKFPEELLVDNLGNHMLFAAECLLAGTFLEVEEADGAQLRPQARNLLCSLELVRTVLREQSLSQPGSYPEPVRAVLIQFDRLFAEFELSYVSSLVSVKSPEEIYRQQEIIVLFCETVERALRLGYLTQEMIDGYEPLLMFTIPRLAIISGLLIYPEGPLSLERSPEQMSQVFSPFYNLLKKIRDLLQVLSAEELCLLERSLCTAELEDSCVPATPPAWGAAMPRADPPAPWGLLEVAHTTPPPPTCTTQPGPPGAVDNLGTNSQWGPQPPESSPGTGLDATPGARCLELRSRYSSTKDMLHTLFVCISGVADQLQTNFASDLRTILKTVFKIVASQAESSEEPSASASQEDGDPCTADAPRVADCPLCSSPTEAAGLRRAGACRLPEWVPDSTCSQCSACRSSFTLLRRRHHCRSCGKVGLGRAGVHRVPRGPSSTQPHSGPFPADLLCPMLAACRGAATLWPAETRACLHALLHHAPLTHATACPEPVRAPPLVPDPHP; from the exons ATGctgcccgccgccctccgccgATGGCTGCGCCGGCCCAAG CGCTCCGACTCCCGCCTGCTCTCCCAGTTCTTCTTTGCCGACGAGAGGGTGACGCGGGTGGTGGCTGAGATCAATGGGCTGGATGCTGAGCTGGACCCACAGCAGTACCTGGTGCTCCTCAACCAGCTCCACCTCAGCCAG gctCACCTGCTGGCCGTCCTGGAGCGGATCATGGAGGAGTGCATTCCCACACAGCGGCACAGCCGTGACTACCTGGTCAAGTTCCCTGAGGAGCTCTTGGTGGACAACCTGGGGAACCACATGTTGTTTGCTGCCGAG TGTCTCCTGGCTGGGACCTTCCTGGAGGTGGAGGAAGCGGACGGGGCACAGCTGCGGCCCCAGGCCAGGAATCTACTGTGCAGCCTGGAGCTGGTGCGGACAGTGCTGCGGGAGCAGAGCCTGAGCCAGCCTGGCTCCTACCCGGAGCCCGTCCGGGCTGTGCTCATCCAGTTTGACCGGCTCTTCGCGGAGTTCGAGCTGAG CTATGTGTCCTCACTGGTGTCAGTGAAGTCTCCTGAGGAGATCTACAGGCAGCAAGAGATCATTGTGCTCTTCTGTGAGACGGTGGAGAG AGCCCTGCGCCTGGGCTACTTGACCCAGGAGATGATCGATGGCTACGAACCGCTGCTGATGTTCACCATCCCTCGCCTGGCCATTATCAG TGGCCTCCTCATCTACCCCGAGGGTCCCCTCAGCCTGGAGCGGAGCCCTGAGCAGATGTCCCAGGTCTTCAGCCCGTTCTACAACCTCCTGAAGAAGATCAG GGACCTGCTGCAGGTGCTGTCGGCAgaggagctctgcctgctggagAGGAGCCTGTGCACAGCCGAACTGGAGGATTCCTGCGTTCCAGccacccccccagcctggggggcAGCCATGCCCAGAGCAGACCCCCCTGCTCCCTGGGGTCTGCTGGAGGTCGCccacaccaccccaccaccccccacctgCACGACGCAGCCGGGACCCCCCGGTGCGGTGGACAACCTGGGCACCAATTCGCAATGGGG CCCCCAGCCTCCTGAGAGCAGCCCGGGGACGGGGCTTGATGCCACCCCGGGTGCCCGCTGCTTAGAGCTGCGCTCCCGCTACAGCAGCACCAAGGACATGCTGCACACCCTCTTCGTCTGCATCTCAG GAGTGGCTGATCAGCTCCAGACCAACTTTGCCAGTGACCTGCGGACCATCTTGAAAACGGTCTTCAAGATTGTCGCCTCGCAGGCAGAGTCCTCGGAGGAGCCGAGTGCCAGCGCCAGCC AAGAGGACGGTGACCCATGTACAGCGGATGCTCCTCGTGTGGCCGACTGTCCCCTGTGCTCTAGCCCCACGGAGGCTGCCGGGCTCCGGAGGGCAG GTGCCTGCCGGCTGCCTGAGTGGGTGCCGGACAGCACATGCAGCCAGTGCTCTGCCTGCCGCTCTTCCTTCACACTACTGCGCCGCCGGCACCATTGCCGCAGCTGCGGGAAGGTAGGACTGGGCCGGGCTGGGGTGCACAGGGTCCCCCGGGGGCCCAGCTCCACTCAGCCCCACTCCGGCCCTTTCCCGGCAGATCTTCTGTGCCCGATGCTCGCCGCATGCCGCGGCGCTGCCACACTATGGCCAGCTGAAACCCGTGCGTGTCTGCACGCACTGCTACACCACGCACCTCTCACCCACGCCACGGCGTGCCCGGAGCCAGTGAGAGCCCCCCCACTCGTGCCGGATCCGCATCCATAG
- the LOC126050878 gene encoding lateral signaling target protein 2 homolog isoform X3: protein MLPAALRRWLRRPKRSDSRLLSQFFFADERVTRVVAEINGLDAELDPQQYLVLLNQLHLSQAHLLAVLERIMEECIPTQRHSRDYLVKFPEELLVDNLGNHMLFAAECLLAGTFLEVEEADGAQLRPQARNLLCSLELVRTVLREQSLSQPGSYPEPVRAVLIQFDRLFAEFELSYVSSLVSVKSPEEIYRQQEIIVLFCETVERALRLGYLTQEMIDGYEPLLMFTIPRLAIISGLLIYPEGPLSLERSPEQMSQVFSPFYNLLKKIRDLLQVLSAEELCLLERSLCTAELEDSCVPATPPAWGAAMPRADPPAPWGLLEVAHTTPPPPTCTTQPGPPGAVDNLGTNSQWGPQPPESSPGTGLDATPGARCLELRSRYSSTKDMLHTLFVCISGVADQLQTNFASDLRTILKTVFKIVASQAESSEEPSASASQDGDPCTADAPRVADCPLCSSPTEAAGLRRAGACRLPEWVPDSTCSQCSACRSSFTLLRRRHHCRSCGKVGLGRAGVHRVPRGPSSTQPHSGPFPADLLCPMLAACRGAATLWPAETRACLHALLHHAPLTHATACPEPVRAPPLVPDPHP from the exons ATGctgcccgccgccctccgccgATGGCTGCGCCGGCCCAAG CGCTCCGACTCCCGCCTGCTCTCCCAGTTCTTCTTTGCCGACGAGAGGGTGACGCGGGTGGTGGCTGAGATCAATGGGCTGGATGCTGAGCTGGACCCACAGCAGTACCTGGTGCTCCTCAACCAGCTCCACCTCAGCCAG gctCACCTGCTGGCCGTCCTGGAGCGGATCATGGAGGAGTGCATTCCCACACAGCGGCACAGCCGTGACTACCTGGTCAAGTTCCCTGAGGAGCTCTTGGTGGACAACCTGGGGAACCACATGTTGTTTGCTGCCGAG TGTCTCCTGGCTGGGACCTTCCTGGAGGTGGAGGAAGCGGACGGGGCACAGCTGCGGCCCCAGGCCAGGAATCTACTGTGCAGCCTGGAGCTGGTGCGGACAGTGCTGCGGGAGCAGAGCCTGAGCCAGCCTGGCTCCTACCCGGAGCCCGTCCGGGCTGTGCTCATCCAGTTTGACCGGCTCTTCGCGGAGTTCGAGCTGAG CTATGTGTCCTCACTGGTGTCAGTGAAGTCTCCTGAGGAGATCTACAGGCAGCAAGAGATCATTGTGCTCTTCTGTGAGACGGTGGAGAG AGCCCTGCGCCTGGGCTACTTGACCCAGGAGATGATCGATGGCTACGAACCGCTGCTGATGTTCACCATCCCTCGCCTGGCCATTATCAG TGGCCTCCTCATCTACCCCGAGGGTCCCCTCAGCCTGGAGCGGAGCCCTGAGCAGATGTCCCAGGTCTTCAGCCCGTTCTACAACCTCCTGAAGAAGATCAG GGACCTGCTGCAGGTGCTGTCGGCAgaggagctctgcctgctggagAGGAGCCTGTGCACAGCCGAACTGGAGGATTCCTGCGTTCCAGccacccccccagcctggggggcAGCCATGCCCAGAGCAGACCCCCCTGCTCCCTGGGGTCTGCTGGAGGTCGCccacaccaccccaccaccccccacctgCACGACGCAGCCGGGACCCCCCGGTGCGGTGGACAACCTGGGCACCAATTCGCAATGGGG CCCCCAGCCTCCTGAGAGCAGCCCGGGGACGGGGCTTGATGCCACCCCGGGTGCCCGCTGCTTAGAGCTGCGCTCCCGCTACAGCAGCACCAAGGACATGCTGCACACCCTCTTCGTCTGCATCTCAG GAGTGGCTGATCAGCTCCAGACCAACTTTGCCAGTGACCTGCGGACCATCTTGAAAACGGTCTTCAAGATTGTCGCCTCGCAGGCAGAGTCCTCGGAGGAGCCGAGTGCCAGCGCCAGCC AGGACGGTGACCCATGTACAGCGGATGCTCCTCGTGTGGCCGACTGTCCCCTGTGCTCTAGCCCCACGGAGGCTGCCGGGCTCCGGAGGGCAG GTGCCTGCCGGCTGCCTGAGTGGGTGCCGGACAGCACATGCAGCCAGTGCTCTGCCTGCCGCTCTTCCTTCACACTACTGCGCCGCCGGCACCATTGCCGCAGCTGCGGGAAGGTAGGACTGGGCCGGGCTGGGGTGCACAGGGTCCCCCGGGGGCCCAGCTCCACTCAGCCCCACTCCGGCCCTTTCCCGGCAGATCTTCTGTGCCCGATGCTCGCCGCATGCCGCGGCGCTGCCACACTATGGCCAGCTGAAACCCGTGCGTGTCTGCACGCACTGCTACACCACGCACCTCTCACCCACGCCACGGCGTGCCCGGAGCCAGTGAGAGCCCCCCCACTCGTGCCGGATCCGCATCCATAG